Proteins encoded together in one Bacteroides zoogleoformans window:
- the rnc gene encoding ribonuclease III: MLRNQIGKIRLLFRKDRESYFCFYRILGFFPRNIKIYRQALLHKSTSLRSEKGNPINNERLEFLGDAILDAIVGDIVYRHFEGRREGFLTNTRSKIVQRETLNKLAVEIGLDKLVKYSTRSSSHNSYMYGNAFEALIGAIYLDQGYERCRQFMEKKIFKNHIDLDKMSRKEMNFKSKLIEWSQKNKMEVSFELIEQLLDKDYNPMFRTEVRIESLSAGTGTGYSKKESQQNAAQMALKKIKDNNAFMEEILAVKEQSCLVEEAMEEMENGLIAEPTEEESSEANPHSAPLND; this comes from the coding sequence GTGTTACGTAACCAAATAGGTAAAATAAGGCTCTTGTTCCGCAAAGACAGAGAGTCTTATTTTTGTTTCTACAGAATCCTCGGCTTCTTTCCCCGCAACATCAAAATCTATCGACAAGCCTTGCTGCACAAATCCACCTCTCTGCGCTCGGAAAAGGGGAACCCCATCAACAACGAACGGCTGGAATTTCTGGGTGACGCCATCCTTGACGCCATTGTGGGCGATATCGTCTACAGACATTTCGAAGGTCGACGCGAAGGCTTCCTCACCAACACACGTTCCAAAATAGTGCAACGCGAAACACTGAACAAGCTTGCCGTGGAAATCGGTCTGGACAAATTGGTGAAGTATTCCACTCGCTCTTCTTCGCACAACAGCTACATGTATGGCAACGCCTTCGAGGCTCTCATCGGCGCCATCTATTTAGATCAGGGCTACGAGCGTTGCAGACAGTTTATGGAGAAAAAGATATTCAAGAACCACATTGACCTCGACAAAATGTCGCGCAAAGAGATGAACTTCAAGTCAAAACTCATCGAATGGAGCCAAAAGAACAAGATGGAGGTGTCTTTCGAACTCATCGAGCAACTGCTCGACAAAGACTACAACCCGATGTTTCGCACCGAAGTACGCATCGAAAGCCTATCGGCCGGAACCGGAACGGGCTACTCCAAGAAAGAGTCGCAGCAGAACGCCGCGCAAATGGCTCTGAAGAAAATCAAAGATAACAACGCTTTCATGGAGGAAATTCTGGCTGTCAAAGAGCAAAGTTGCTTGGTGGAAGAGGCCATGGAAGAGATGGAAAATGGACTCATAGCAGAGCCGACGGAAGAAGAATCATCCGAAGCAAATCCCCATTCTGCGCCCTTGAACGACTAA
- the fabF gene encoding beta-ketoacyl-ACP synthase II: protein MELKRVVVTGLGAVTPIGNTVPEFWENLVNGLSGAGPITYFDASLFKTRFACEVKGFDATKYIDRKEARKMDLYTQYAIAVAKEAVDDSGLDVEKEDLNRIGVIFGAGIGGIRTFEEEAGNYALTGKENGPKFNPFFIPKMISDIAAGQISIMYGFHGPNYATCSACATSTNAIADAFNLIRLGKANAIVSGGSEAAIFACGVGGFNAMHALSTRNESPETASRPFSASRDGFVMGEGGGCLILEELEHAKARGARIYAEVAGVGMSADAHHLTASHPEGLGARLVMENALEDAEMNPEEVDYINVHGTSTPVGDVSEAKAIKEVFGRHAYELNISSTKSMTGHLLGAAGAVEAIASILAIKNGIVPPTINHEEGDNDENIDYDLNFTFNKAQKREVNVALSNTFGFGGHNACVIFKKYAE from the coding sequence ATGGAATTAAAAAGAGTTGTAGTAACAGGTCTCGGTGCCGTTACTCCCATTGGCAACACTGTCCCCGAATTTTGGGAGAATCTGGTGAATGGGCTTAGTGGAGCGGGACCTATTACTTATTTCGACGCATCGCTTTTCAAGACCCGGTTTGCATGTGAAGTGAAAGGCTTCGACGCAACAAAATACATAGACCGCAAAGAAGCCCGCAAGATGGACTTGTACACACAATATGCCATTGCCGTGGCCAAAGAAGCGGTGGACGACTCTGGTCTTGATGTCGAAAAAGAAGATTTAAACAGAATCGGAGTCATCTTCGGCGCCGGTATCGGTGGTATCCGTACATTCGAAGAAGAAGCGGGTAATTATGCCCTGACCGGCAAGGAAAACGGCCCGAAATTCAATCCGTTCTTCATCCCCAAGATGATTTCGGATATCGCTGCCGGACAGATTTCCATCATGTACGGTTTTCATGGCCCCAACTACGCTACCTGCTCTGCATGCGCCACTTCCACCAACGCCATAGCCGATGCTTTCAACCTCATCCGTCTGGGTAAGGCCAACGCCATCGTATCCGGCGGCTCGGAAGCAGCCATCTTCGCTTGCGGCGTAGGCGGTTTCAACGCCATGCACGCATTGTCCACCCGCAACGAATCTCCCGAAACCGCGTCGCGCCCTTTCAGTGCAAGCCGCGACGGATTCGTCATGGGAGAAGGCGGCGGTTGCCTCATTCTTGAAGAACTGGAGCACGCCAAAGCCCGTGGAGCAAGAATCTATGCGGAAGTGGCCGGCGTAGGCATGTCAGCAGACGCTCATCACTTGACAGCTTCCCATCCCGAAGGCTTGGGGGCCAGATTAGTGATGGAGAATGCGTTGGAAGATGCGGAGATGAACCCCGAAGAAGTAGACTATATCAATGTTCACGGCACATCCACTCCCGTAGGTGATGTATCGGAAGCCAAAGCCATCAAAGAGGTATTCGGCCGGCATGCTTATGAGTTGAATATCAGTTCGACAAAATCCATGACGGGCCACTTGCTGGGAGCCGCCGGTGCGGTAGAGGCCATTGCAAGCATCCTCGCCATCAAGAACGGCATTGTTCCTCCCACCATCAACCACGAAGAGGGGGATAACGACGAAAACATCGACTATGACTTGAACTTTACGTTCAACAAAGCGCAGAAGCGCGAGGTGAACGTGGCCCTTTCCAATACTTTCGGATTCGGTGGTCATAATGCGTGTGTCATTTTCAAGAAATACGCAGAATAA
- a CDS encoding acyl carrier protein, producing MSEIASRVKAIIVDKLGVEESEVTNEASFTNDLGADSLDTVELIMEFEKEFGISIPDDQAEKIGTVGDAVSYIEEHAK from the coding sequence ATGTCTGAAATTGCATCAAGAGTGAAAGCGATTATCGTCGACAAATTGGGCGTAGAAGAATCAGAAGTTACTAACGAAGCTAGCTTCACTAACGATTTAGGAGCTGATTCTCTTGACACCGTGGAACTGATCATGGAATTCGAAAAAGAGTTCGGCATCTCCATTCCCGATGACCAAGCCGAAAAGATTGGCACTGTGGGCGATGCTGTATCTTACATCGAAGAACACGCAAAGTAA
- the purN gene encoding phosphoribosylglycinamide formyltransferase codes for MGKNIAVLASGNGTNAENIIRYFREKSSARVALVLTNRQNAFVLERAKWLEVPCAYFSKSDWESGEAVLAMLRRYDIDFVVLAGFLARVPDNVLHAYPDRMINIHPSLLPKFGGKGMYGDRVHEAVIAAGEQESGITIHYTNERYDEGAVICQLKCPVLPDDTPDSLAQRIHQLEYEHYPKAIEQLLQGHAPIYL; via the coding sequence ATGGGGAAAAATATCGCTGTTTTGGCATCGGGAAACGGCACAAATGCCGAGAATATCATCCGTTATTTCCGTGAAAAGAGTTCGGCTCGTGTGGCTTTGGTCTTGACAAACCGGCAGAATGCCTTTGTTCTGGAACGTGCAAAGTGGCTTGAAGTGCCTTGCGCCTACTTCTCGAAGAGCGATTGGGAGAGTGGAGAAGCGGTTTTAGCGATGCTTCGCCGATATGATATAGACTTTGTGGTGCTGGCGGGCTTCTTGGCGCGCGTGCCCGACAATGTTTTGCATGCTTATCCTGATCGAATGATCAATATACATCCGTCACTGCTGCCCAAGTTCGGAGGAAAGGGTATGTATGGCGACCGAGTGCACGAGGCTGTGATTGCCGCCGGCGAGCAGGAGAGCGGTATCACGATTCATTATACGAACGAGCGCTACGACGAGGGTGCCGTGATTTGTCAACTGAAGTGTCCCGTGCTGCCCGATGACACACCTGACAGTCTGGCACAGCGCATCCACCAATTAGAGTACGAGCATTATCCTAAGGCGATAGAGCAACTGTTGCAGGGACATGCTCCTATTTATTTGTAG